In Paenibacillus sp. FSL R7-0345, a single window of DNA contains:
- a CDS encoding urease subunit gamma, translating into MNLTVQEREKLLVYVAADMAQKRLARGVKLNYPEAIAYISGFVMEGAREGKTVESLMEEARHLLQAGQVMEGVANLMGEVQIEATFTDGTKLVTVHQPIAGESALSPGEYEFAETPIELLPDRQRIQRNVTNTGTRPVQVGSHFHFYESNPALSFEREGTLGYRLDIPSGLSVRFEPGETKEIGLVEIGGLKQIYGFAGKVNGGITP; encoded by the coding sequence ATGAATTTAACAGTCCAGGAACGGGAGAAGCTGCTGGTCTATGTGGCGGCCGATATGGCGCAGAAGCGTCTGGCCCGCGGAGTAAAGCTTAATTATCCGGAGGCTATTGCATATATCAGCGGCTTTGTCATGGAAGGCGCGCGTGAGGGGAAAACCGTGGAGAGCCTGATGGAGGAAGCGAGGCATCTGCTGCAGGCGGGACAGGTTATGGAGGGAGTCGCCAATCTGATGGGTGAGGTGCAGATTGAGGCAACCTTCACCGACGGTACCAAGCTTGTGACAGTGCATCAGCCGATTGCCGGGGAATCCGCGTTGTCTCCTGGAGAATATGAGTTCGCCGAGACGCCAATCGAGCTGCTGCCGGACCGTCAGCGGATACAGCGCAATGTGACCAACACCGGAACCAGGCCGGTTCAAGTCGGGTCCCACTTCCATTTTTATGAGAGCAATCCGGCCCTTTCGTTCGAGCGGGAGGGAACGCTTGGCTACAGACTCGACATTCCTTCAGGCCTGTCTGTACGATTCGAGCCGGGAGAAACAAAAGAAATCGGCTTGGTGGAAATCGGAGGACTTAAACAAATCTATGGCTTTGCCGGAAAAGTAAACGGAGGGATTACGCCATGA
- the ureC gene encoding urease subunit alpha, with protein sequence MKSIDRATYASMYGPTTGDRIRLADTSLKIEIEQDYTVYGDECVFGGGKTVRDGMGQHPLATRDEGVLDTVITNAVIVDYWGIVKADIGIKDGLIAGIGKAGNPYIMDGVTPNMYIGVGTEVISGENLIVTAGGVDSHVHLICPQQIDVSLQSGITTMVGGGSGPATGTLATNCTSGVWHIERMLQATDSLPMNFVFLGRGNSSRPEALIEQVKAGVGGLKIHEDWGSTPYVIDKCLEVAEAFDIQVNIHTDTLNEAGFVEDSLRAFNGRAIHTYHTEGAGGGHAPDLLRVASMENVLPSSTSPTMPFTRNTVAEHMDMLMMCHHLDPRIEEDVAFAASRIRETTIGAEDILHDIGAISMTSSDSQAMGRVGEVAIRTWQTANKMKQQRGVLTGDGRADNSRVKRYIAKYTINPAITHGISAYVGSIEVGKMADLVLWKPSFFGTKPELVLKGGMIAHSLMGDPNASISTPQPYMYRPMFGSYGQARAATSATFVSQASLDFGTLDKLHLTKMLKPVLGCRKVNKKSLIHNGETPEIWVDPRSYSVSVNGETLQCKPVDTVPMSQLYFLT encoded by the coding sequence ATGAAAAGCATAGACCGTGCCACGTACGCCAGTATGTATGGGCCGACAACCGGAGACCGCATCCGTCTGGCCGATACTTCGCTGAAAATTGAAATCGAACAGGATTATACCGTCTACGGCGACGAATGTGTATTCGGCGGCGGGAAAACGGTACGGGATGGAATGGGGCAGCATCCGCTTGCAACGCGGGACGAAGGCGTACTGGATACCGTAATTACGAATGCCGTCATTGTGGACTATTGGGGAATTGTTAAAGCAGACATAGGGATTAAGGATGGACTTATCGCCGGCATCGGAAAAGCGGGAAATCCTTATATCATGGACGGGGTTACTCCAAATATGTATATAGGCGTAGGTACCGAGGTCATTTCTGGTGAGAACCTGATCGTTACAGCCGGAGGCGTAGACAGTCATGTACATTTGATTTGCCCCCAGCAAATTGATGTTTCCCTACAAAGCGGTATCACCACCATGGTTGGAGGAGGCTCAGGACCGGCTACCGGCACGCTCGCCACCAATTGTACCTCCGGCGTATGGCATATTGAGCGGATGCTTCAAGCGACGGATTCCCTGCCGATGAATTTTGTGTTCCTGGGCCGGGGGAACAGCTCCCGCCCGGAAGCGTTAATTGAACAGGTGAAGGCAGGCGTAGGCGGGCTGAAAATCCATGAGGATTGGGGCAGCACTCCATATGTGATCGATAAATGCCTGGAAGTTGCCGAAGCCTTCGATATTCAGGTCAATATTCATACCGATACTTTAAATGAGGCCGGATTCGTGGAGGATAGCCTGCGGGCCTTTAACGGCCGGGCGATTCATACGTACCACACCGAAGGGGCGGGAGGGGGCCATGCGCCGGATCTGCTCCGGGTGGCTTCCATGGAGAATGTGCTCCCTTCCTCCACAAGCCCGACCATGCCTTTCACCCGCAATACGGTAGCCGAGCATATGGATATGCTGATGATGTGTCATCATCTCGATCCGCGGATTGAGGAGGATGTGGCTTTTGCCGCCTCGCGTATCCGGGAGACGACCATCGGTGCCGAGGATATTCTGCATGATATCGGCGCGATCAGCATGACCAGCTCGGATTCACAGGCCATGGGAAGAGTCGGCGAGGTGGCAATTAGAACCTGGCAGACCGCAAATAAAATGAAGCAGCAGCGCGGCGTGCTTACAGGAGACGGGCGGGCCGACAACAGCCGCGTCAAAAGGTATATTGCCAAATACACCATCAATCCGGCAATTACGCATGGCATCTCAGCCTATGTCGGATCCATTGAGGTCGGGAAAATGGCGGATCTTGTTCTCTGGAAGCCGTCATTCTTCGGAACGAAGCCCGAATTGGTCTTGAAAGGCGGAATGATCGCCCATTCATTAATGGGAGACCCCAATGCCTCGATATCGACTCCGCAGCCCTATATGTACAGACCGATGTTCGGAAGCTACGGCCAGGCGAGAGCTGCGACAAGCGCGACCTTTGTATCACAAGCCTCACTAGACTTCGGAACGCTGGATAAGCTGCATCTGACGAAAATGCTGAAGCCCGTTCTGGGATGCCGGAAGGTTAACAAAAAATCACTGATCCACAACGGCGAAACCCCGGAGATTTGGGTTGACCCGCGCAGCTACTCCGTGTCCGTTAACGGCGAGACACTCCAATGTAAGCCGGTAGACACCGTTCCGATG